A segment of the Streptomyces sp. P9-A2 genome:
TTCGGGTCCGGGCGGAGTCAGACCGCCGACCAGCCGTTGTCCACCGGCAGGACGACGCCGTTGATGCTGCTCGCCGCGTCGGAGGCGAGGAAGACGATGGCGGCGGCCTGCTCCTCCGGTTCACTGATGCGCCCCATGTTGACCATGTACCGGCCGACGACGGCGGGCCCGTGGGCCTCCCGGTCGACGTCGAGGCCGGTCGCGATACCGGTCATCGTGCCGCCCGGCACGATGGCGTTGGCACGGATGCCCTGGTCCCGGTACATCACGGCGAGGGAGCGGGTGAGGCCGAGAAGACCGTGCTTGGAGACGGTGTACGCGGTGCCCGCCGCGCTGCCGCGCAGCGCCGCCTCGGAGGCGGTGTTGACGACGGCTCCGCCGCCCGCGGAGAGCATGTGCGGCAGAACGGCCCGCGTCAGCAGGAACGGCGCCGTGAGATTGATGCGCAGGACACGGTCCCACTCGGCGTCGGTGACATCCACCGGCGCGGACATGCTGTCCATCACGCCCGCGTTGTTGACCAGGACGTCGATCCCGCCGAAAGCGTCGACCGCGCCGGTGACGACCTCGTCGACCACCGCACCGTCGCTCAGGTCTCCCGCGACGGCGATCGCCGTGCCGCCCGCCGACCGGATCTCGTCGACGACACTCCCGGCTCCGTCGGCGTTCAGGTCGGCGACGACGACCTCGGCCCCCTCGGAGGCGAACCGCAGCGCGGCCGCGCGGCCGATGCCCGAGGCGGCCCCGGTGACGACGACGCTCTTGCCGGACAGACCCGTACCGGATGTGGCACCCATGAGAGCTCCTCTGCTCGACGTATGGACATGTCGATGCGCCGACGGCCTGTCGGCGTTCGCCGGCGTGCGTCAGCCTACCGGTTATTGTCGCGACGCGACACAAAGGCATGGCGTGTCATTACGGCATCGCGCGCCATAAAATAGGGTGTTCACAGCGAGCGAGGGGGCCTGTATGACCGGACGAGCCGGTGGCGCCACGGGGCGACCGCCACTGACGGAGCGGCGGCGCGCCGAGACGCGCAGGGAGATCGCCGAGGAAGCGGTACGGCTGTTCGTCGCGCAGGGCGTGGCGGCGACCACCGCGGA
Coding sequences within it:
- a CDS encoding SDR family NAD(P)-dependent oxidoreductase; its protein translation is MGATSGTGLSGKSVVVTGAASGIGRAAALRFASEGAEVVVADLNADGAGSVVDEIRSAGGTAIAVAGDLSDGAVVDEVVTGAVDAFGGIDVLVNNAGVMDSMSAPVDVTDAEWDRVLRINLTAPFLLTRAVLPHMLSAGGGAVVNTASEAALRGSAAGTAYTVSKHGLLGLTRSLAVMYRDQGIRANAIVPGGTMTGIATGLDVDREAHGPAVVGRYMVNMGRISEPEEQAAAIVFLASDAASSINGVVLPVDNGWSAV